The DNA sequence GAAAAATACGGTTGGTGAACCGTTTTCTTTGCTCCAGTTGCTAAACTGGGCTAGCTCCCTTTCAAAAGAGACAGCGTCGTTAAACGCGAAAATCCTATTTTTCATTTCGCTTTTCCCCTTCTTGTTACGCCTATGTGTAAACTGTCTTTAATAATATATCATTATCTAGACAGAATGTGACTGGGAAAAATTGAAATATGTGGATTTTGGGGGTTAGTTCTTATTTGACATTCGCTCGTACACCCACATTTGTGCTTCTAACGCTCCGATTGATTCCGCTGTTTTAGCGATGATGTCAATTATGTGGGCTGCGTTTAAATCGATATGTGCTGAAAGAATTGTATCTATTAGGTTGTCGATGGATGTAACTCCGACATACATTCCTTTATCGGCGTATTTTTTACGGGCGTTGTCAAAGTAAGTTGGAGGTTGAGATGCGAATGACGATTGTCGCCCGGCAACAAACATTAGACTCTTTGCATGTGCCTTGTAAGCGGTTTCTGCGGCATGGTCAACATCGGAGGATGAAAACGGTTTGTCTTTCAATTCTGTTGCTATAAAAGGCAAATCATTTCGGAATACGTCAAGATCGCTAAATTGTCTTTTGGATGATCCCGATTGGTTTACGGGATGGGCTGAAATTTTGTATTCGTCATCCGAATATTGCAAATGGTATAGAGCTGTCGTTACAATGACAAGAGCGGCTCCGCCAAATCCCTTATCCAGTAATTCGCTCATGAATTCACGAACGCGGAAAACGCTCATGTTTCTAGAATTTTCTTGAATTAAAGATTGCTGTATGTCGCGAGCTGCTTTTGCATCAAGCAACATTGAAACGATGTAATCGATACATTTGCGAGCTTCAAGGCTATCTTGAACTTTGGGTAAATTGTCACATAGTTGTTCTAGCGCTTTTGTTGGATCTCCACCAGCGGCGGCGTTAGATTTGTCCAATCGTAAAAAGCGTCCTGGTTTATTTACTAAAGGATCGCTATTTGCTCCGTCTAGTACATTTCCCAAAATATTTTTCTGAAAAGGATAAACAACTTTTGATGCTAGAGATCTAGCGTCATATGCGCCAATTGATGTATCGCCAGCTTGTAAAGACAAAATGTCAATTTGGGGATCAATGGCCTTGGCAAGCAAAGCGGTAAACATAATATAACGGTATGTCAAACAGTTCTTACCGTTCATTACGAAATCAATAGTATCCTTGATGGGACAATTTACTATAGGCATGTTTGAACATGCTTTATATGATTCGTGAAGTAATTTTGTCGCTACAGATTTATCTATGTCAATGGCCATTAGCGTTCTCCCCAATACGCATCATACACGGATTTTGCTACAGCTTCTGCAAAACGGCATGGGACCGCGTTTCCTATCTGTTTGTATTGCTTGGTTTTTCGGCCACTGAATTTATAGCCGATGGGGAATGTTTGTATTGCCGCACATTCTTTTATTGTTAATCTGCGGATCGTAGCCGGGATTTTGATTTTCGAGGGTTCTGCTTTTCCGTTGATTAAATCTGTATGGTATTGCTTGAACCAGTTGGGAATACTTGCGTTATGTAATGCGATTTCATCAACAATAGGTGTCTTGTTCCCGCCCATAGATGCTGGAAGTGTTGGGGCTATGTCGTCCAGGTCAATTGGGCGACCCGCACCATTGACTAACATTCCTGCGTAAGGAGAACGTCGCATAACAGGATTTTTTGCAAGAGATACATTTGCCGTACATGTTTGTGGATTATCTTTTTCTCCAAATATTCCAGCGGATAAGATAACTTCACGAGCTGTTTGTGGTTTTGCTTTGTATGCGGTTAATTTTTTATAGAACTGATCTACGGCCCCGACATCTTTCCGGACGCCGATAAAGATAACTCGATCTCGTTTTTCTGGAACACCGTATTCTGAAGTATGGTGAACTCTAAATGATACCTCGTAACCGAGATTTTCCCCTTTCTTTACAATACCTTTACGAACATTTTCCCATTTGTCTAGCAAGCCAAGTGCGGCTACGTTTTCCATAACGAATACTTTAGGGCGCGTTTTCCCTACGGCTTCCATAAATAGCCAGACCATTTGGGATCGTTCGTCGTTAGGATCCATTTTACCTGCGACAGAAAAACCTTGACAAGGGGGACCGCCGAAAAGAACATCAATATCTTTGAATTTGTCTAAATCAGTAATGTGGTCTTTAATATCCCCTTCCACCATTACATGAGATTTTGAAGGACGGTTAAGCCGCCATGCTTCTGCTGCGTCATGGTCAAATTCGTTTGCAAAAACGGAGTTGAATCCGGCTAATTCAAAGCCGACATCTAAGCCTCCTGCTCCCGAAAACAAGCTGATTGCGGTCAATTCTTTGTCAATCTTTTGACTTTTTTTCATACCTTTTCAAATATAAAAAATAGAAATGTCAGTGAGTGTCATTTCTATTTTTTGTTCAGATTCTCAATAAATAGGTCTCTTGCTATTGATGCTTTGGAGCGGGTGCTTGAAGCCGGGCGTTGCGGGCTGGCGCCTGAAGCCCGCTCGAAGGGGTAGCGTAAGACTTGG is a window from the Fibrobacter sp. UWB4 genome containing:
- a CDS encoding restriction endonuclease, SacI family; the protein is MAIDIDKSVATKLLHESYKACSNMPIVNCPIKDTIDFVMNGKNCLTYRYIMFTALLAKAIDPQIDILSLQAGDTSIGAYDARSLASKVVYPFQKNILGNVLDGANSDPLVNKPGRFLRLDKSNAAAGGDPTKALEQLCDNLPKVQDSLEARKCIDYIVSMLLDAKAARDIQQSLIQENSRNMSVFRVREFMSELLDKGFGGAALVIVTTALYHLQYSDDEYKISAHPVNQSGSSKRQFSDLDVFRNDLPFIATELKDKPFSSSDVDHAAETAYKAHAKSLMFVAGRQSSFASQPPTYFDNARKKYADKGMYVGVTSIDNLIDTILSAHIDLNAAHIIDIIAKTAESIGALEAQMWVYERMSNKN
- a CDS encoding DNA cytosine methyltransferase — its product is MKKSQKIDKELTAISLFSGAGGLDVGFELAGFNSVFANEFDHDAAEAWRLNRPSKSHVMVEGDIKDHITDLDKFKDIDVLFGGPPCQGFSVAGKMDPNDERSQMVWLFMEAVGKTRPKVFVMENVAALGLLDKWENVRKGIVKKGENLGYEVSFRVHHTSEYGVPEKRDRVIFIGVRKDVGAVDQFYKKLTAYKAKPQTAREVILSAGIFGEKDNPQTCTANVSLAKNPVMRRSPYAGMLVNGAGRPIDLDDIAPTLPASMGGNKTPIVDEIALHNASIPNWFKQYHTDLINGKAEPSKIKIPATIRRLTIKECAAIQTFPIGYKFSGRKTKQYKQIGNAVPCRFAEAVAKSVYDAYWGER